In Falsibacillus albus, a single window of DNA contains:
- a CDS encoding putative sporulation protein YtxC — MEIIFKQWQDVLKLQHCLAEHAKSSWYYETEFQNQKQFILTIDVDAIDEAHLKRIIKNFLLNQKRGDWIRTILHEQFFYQDDTLQNQIMDIVYEIFSGDRTELTSLLEEADEDAMIEEAAASLFERSGAISFDSFIKFRMKKYMMRLVQYVELAIDEFKMEQEYQTFVQMLRDFLQKKESKMDAIHLVLSGDDQPVFFNSRFEQLTRQQLLEMMDRRLLTNHPVYIDSFTIAPLLSMAPQCIYIYTDERNNGLVRTVQNIFEERVCILKRGTFEEEKNAANGSPAN, encoded by the coding sequence ATGGAAATTATTTTTAAACAATGGCAGGATGTGTTGAAGCTCCAACATTGTTTAGCGGAGCATGCAAAATCATCTTGGTATTATGAAACGGAATTTCAAAACCAAAAACAATTTATATTGACTATAGATGTGGATGCCATAGATGAAGCTCATCTAAAAAGAATCATCAAAAATTTTTTACTGAATCAAAAGAGAGGGGATTGGATCAGGACCATATTACATGAACAGTTCTTTTACCAAGATGATACTCTCCAAAATCAAATAATGGATATTGTGTATGAAATTTTCAGCGGGGATCGAACGGAATTGACTTCATTACTCGAGGAAGCGGATGAGGATGCAATGATCGAGGAGGCGGCTGCGTCTCTATTTGAAAGGTCAGGGGCCATTTCTTTCGATTCTTTCATAAAGTTCAGAATGAAAAAATATATGATGCGTCTTGTCCAATATGTTGAGCTGGCAATCGATGAATTCAAAATGGAGCAAGAATATCAAACGTTTGTTCAAATGCTTCGTGATTTTTTGCAAAAAAAGGAATCTAAAATGGATGCGATCCACCTTGTGTTAAGCGGGGACGACCAACCTGTTTTTTTCAATTCCCGATTCGAGCAATTGACAAGGCAACAGCTGCTCGAAATGATGGATCGCCGTTTATTGACCAATCACCCGGTCTATATCGATTCCTTCACCATTGCGCCCCTTTTGTCCATGGCCCCGCAATGCATTTATATATATACAGATGAACGTAATAATGGCTTGGTCCGAACGGTACAAAATATTTTTGAAGAAAGGGTTTGTATTTTAAAAAGAGGAACATTTGAAGAAGAAAAGAATGCGGCAAACGGAAGCCCGGCCAACTAG
- the thrS gene encoding threonine--tRNA ligase: MAEKINIIFPDGASKEFDRGATTEDIAASISPGLKKQALAGKLNGELYDLRRPILEDGKIEIITPKSEEALEILRHSTAHLMAQAIKRLYPNVQLGIGPVIEGGFYYDIDMEESLTPEDLPKIEKEMKKIIGESLEVVRKEVTREEAKKLYEEIGDPYKLELLDAIPEGETVTIYEQGEFFDLCRGVHVPSTNKLKEFKLLSIAGAYWRGNSDNKMLQRIYGTAFFNKEGLAEHLRLLEEAKERDHRKIGKELNLFTNSQKVGQGLPMWLPKGATIRRIIERYIVDKEERLGYDHVYTPIMGSVDLYKTSGHWDHYQEDMFPVMDMDNEQLVLRPMNCPHHMMIYKNDIHSYRELPIRIAELGLMHRYEMSGALAGLQRVRGMTLNDAHIFVRPDQIKEEFKRVVQLVLEVYKDFGLDDYSFRLSYRDPEDKEKYFDDDEMWERAQSMLKEAMDESGLEYFEAEGEAAFYGPKLDVQVRTALGKDETLSTVQLDFLLPERFDLNYIGEDGKQHRPVVIHRGVVSTMERFVAFLIEEYKGAFPTWLAPTQVQVIPVSPEVHFDYAKKVQEKLQLEGLRVELDERDEKIGYKIREAQMQKVPYMLVVGDQEIENDAVNVRKYGEQKSETMPFEQFISGLKDEVKR; encoded by the coding sequence ATGGCAGAGAAAATCAATATTATTTTTCCTGATGGAGCCAGCAAGGAATTCGATAGAGGCGCAACAACTGAAGATATTGCCGCATCCATAAGCCCCGGCTTGAAGAAGCAGGCGCTTGCGGGCAAATTGAATGGCGAGCTTTACGATCTTCGCCGTCCAATTTTAGAGGATGGAAAAATCGAGATCATCACACCTAAAAGTGAGGAAGCGCTTGAAATCCTTCGACACAGCACGGCGCATTTGATGGCCCAGGCCATAAAGCGCCTCTACCCAAATGTTCAATTGGGAATTGGTCCGGTCATTGAAGGCGGCTTTTATTACGATATCGATATGGAGGAGTCTTTGACACCGGAAGATCTACCGAAAATCGAAAAAGAAATGAAAAAAATCATCGGTGAAAGCTTGGAAGTCGTTCGCAAGGAAGTAACAAGGGAAGAAGCAAAGAAATTGTATGAGGAAATCGGAGATCCATACAAGCTGGAACTTTTGGATGCCATCCCTGAAGGCGAGACTGTCACGATTTATGAGCAGGGAGAATTTTTCGACCTTTGCCGCGGCGTGCACGTCCCTTCAACGAATAAATTAAAGGAATTCAAGCTGTTAAGCATTGCAGGGGCATATTGGCGCGGTAACAGCGACAATAAAATGCTGCAGCGCATCTACGGAACTGCTTTCTTCAACAAAGAAGGGTTGGCAGAACACCTGCGCTTATTAGAAGAAGCGAAAGAACGCGATCATCGTAAAATCGGGAAAGAGCTTAACTTATTTACTAATTCCCAAAAGGTTGGGCAAGGCTTGCCGATGTGGCTTCCGAAAGGCGCGACGATCCGCCGCATCATTGAAAGATATATCGTGGATAAAGAGGAACGTCTTGGCTATGACCACGTTTATACACCGATCATGGGAAGCGTCGATCTTTATAAAACAAGCGGACATTGGGATCATTACCAAGAAGATATGTTCCCAGTAATGGATATGGATAACGAACAGCTTGTCCTTCGTCCGATGAATTGCCCTCATCATATGATGATCTACAAAAATGATATTCACAGCTATCGAGAACTGCCGATCCGCATTGCGGAGCTTGGGCTTATGCACCGCTATGAAATGTCCGGTGCCCTTGCAGGGTTGCAGCGGGTACGCGGCATGACATTGAATGATGCCCATATCTTTGTGAGACCTGACCAAATCAAAGAAGAATTCAAGCGAGTCGTACAACTCGTTCTAGAGGTATATAAGGACTTTGGACTGGATGATTACTCATTCCGCCTTTCCTACCGCGACCCAGAAGACAAAGAAAAATATTTCGACGATGACGAAATGTGGGAGCGTGCACAAAGCATGCTGAAAGAAGCGATGGATGAAAGCGGACTTGAATATTTCGAAGCAGAAGGAGAAGCAGCGTTCTATGGCCCGAAACTGGATGTGCAGGTTCGAACAGCGCTAGGAAAGGATGAGACACTATCCACTGTCCAGCTTGATTTCTTGCTTCCGGAACGATTCGACCTCAACTATATCGGCGAGGATGGAAAGCAGCATAGACCGGTCGTCATCCACCGCGGCGTCGTTTCTACTATGGAACGATTCGTTGCATTCCTTATCGAGGAATATAAAGGGGCATTCCCTACTTGGCTTGCGCCTACACAAGTACAGGTAATTCCTGTATCCCCGGAGGTCCATTTCGACTATGCGAAAAAGGTTCAAGAAAAGCTTCAATTGGAAGGCTTACGCGTTGAACTTGATGAACGGGATGAAAAAATCGGCTACAAGATTCGTGAAGCACAAATGCAAAAGGTTCCATATATGCTTGTCGTCGGAGATCAAGAAATTGAAAACGATGCCGTAAACGTTCGAAAATATGGCGAACAAAAATCCGAAACAATGCCTTTCGAGCAGTTCATTTCCGGCTTGAAAGACGAAGTAAAACGTTAA
- the infC gene encoding translation initiation factor IF-3 translates to MIVNEGIRARELRLIDQNGEQLGIKSKNEALEIAARVNLDVVLVAPNAKPPVARIMDYGKYRFEQQKKEKEARKNQKIINLKEVRLSPTIEEHDFNTKLRNARKFLEKGDKVKASIRFKGRAITHKEIGQRVLDRFSAACDDVATIESKPKMDGRSMFLVLAPKNEK, encoded by the coding sequence ATGATCGTAAACGAAGGCATTCGTGCCCGTGAACTTCGTCTCATTGACCAAAATGGAGAGCAATTGGGCATCAAGTCCAAAAACGAAGCTCTTGAAATTGCAGCGCGTGTGAACTTGGACGTCGTATTGGTTGCTCCAAACGCAAAACCGCCAGTAGCCCGCATCATGGACTATGGTAAATATCGTTTCGAGCAGCAAAAGAAAGAAAAAGAAGCGCGCAAGAATCAAAAGATCATCAATTTAAAAGAAGTTCGCTTAAGTCCGACTATTGAAGAACATGACTTTAATACGAAGCTCCGCAATGCACGAAAGTTCCTTGAAAAAGGTGACAAAGTGAAAGCGTCGATTCGCTTTAAAGGACGTGCCATCACTCATAAAGAAATCGGCCAGCGCGTATTGGACCGTTTCTCTGCAGCGTGTGATGACGTTGCTACAATAGAATCGAAACCTAAGATGGACGGTCGCAGCATGTTCTTAGTATTAGCACCTAAAAACGAAAAGTAA
- the rpmI gene encoding 50S ribosomal protein L35, with protein MPKMKTHRGTAKRFKKTGSGKLKRSHAYTSHLFANKSTKQKRKLRKAAVVSKGDFKRIRHMLDMIK; from the coding sequence ATGCCAAAAATGAAAACTCACCGTGGTACAGCTAAGCGTTTCAAAAAGACTGGATCCGGTAAATTAAAACGTTCCCACGCTTATACAAGCCACTTATTCGCTAATAAATCTACGAAACAAAAACGCAAGCTTCGCAAAGCTGCCGTTGTTTCTAAAGGTGATTTCAAACGCATTCGTCATATGCTTGACATGATTAAGTAA
- the rplT gene encoding 50S ribosomal protein L20, producing MPRVKGGTVTRRRRKKVLKLAKGYFGSKHTLYKVANQQVMKSGNYAFRDRRQKKRDFRKLWITRINAAARINGLSYSRLMHGLKLAGIEVNRKMLADLAIYDANAFAELASQAKSQLQK from the coding sequence ATGCCACGTGTAAAAGGCGGTACAGTTACTCGCAGACGTCGTAAAAAAGTATTGAAATTAGCCAAAGGTTATTTTGGTTCAAAACATACATTATATAAAGTTGCTAACCAACAGGTTATGAAATCCGGAAACTATGCTTTCCGCGATCGTCGCCAGAAAAAACGCGACTTCCGTAAATTATGGATTACTCGTATCAACGCAGCTGCTCGGATCAATGGTCTTTCTTACAGCCGTTTGATGCATGGTCTAAAGCTTGCTGGCATCGAAGTAAACCGTAAAATGCTTGCTGACCTTGCTATTTATGATGCTAATGCATTTGCTGAACTAGCAAGCCAAGCAAAATCTCAACTTCAAAAATAA
- a CDS encoding DUF1294 domain-containing protein codes for MMVLLVGYVIVINIVGFTLMKVDKDKARKGKYRIQEKTLWNTAILGGAIGSSIGMNLFRHKTKHRNFKWGMPVLAYVEGVIWLYLLWKLS; via the coding sequence ATGATGGTCTTGTTGGTTGGATATGTGATTGTCATCAACATCGTCGGTTTTACTTTAATGAAAGTCGATAAGGATAAAGCGAGAAAAGGCAAATACCGCATCCAGGAAAAAACACTGTGGAACACTGCCATCCTTGGTGGGGCGATCGGGTCTTCCATTGGAATGAACTTGTTCAGGCATAAAACGAAACATCGCAATTTTAAATGGGGAATGCCGGTTCTTGCGTATGTGGAAGGCGTAATATGGCTTTATCTCCTTTGGAAGTTGTCATAA
- a CDS encoding TVP38/TMEM64 family protein: protein MKGLGERVSQLNEKLALLFSFVESGGIFAPVIFILFHILRQFLFIPVAVVCMAGGILFGSLLGTIYSLIGLFLLSCLFYFCIHKMPRTYKKLLQIKQKWFGHHAKLTVGQIAILKMVPFFHYHLLNLCLMERKPNFRDYAKSTFFSNIPLAFFYTVFGEFITRFTPSMVVMILLSMSVLFYLLREKVVTMTWREFFRSES from the coding sequence ATGAAGGGGCTTGGAGAGCGGGTGAGTCAATTGAACGAAAAGCTTGCATTGCTGTTTTCTTTTGTTGAATCAGGCGGAATCTTTGCTCCAGTAATCTTTATTTTGTTCCATATACTTAGACAGTTCTTATTCATCCCCGTGGCGGTCGTATGCATGGCGGGCGGAATTCTTTTTGGAAGCCTGCTTGGAACGATCTATTCGCTGATTGGGCTGTTCCTTTTGTCTTGTTTATTTTATTTCTGTATTCATAAAATGCCCAGAACATACAAAAAACTCCTTCAGATCAAGCAGAAATGGTTTGGACATCATGCCAAGCTAACCGTTGGCCAAATTGCCATCCTTAAAATGGTTCCATTCTTTCATTATCATTTACTCAATCTGTGCCTTATGGAGCGCAAGCCAAATTTCAGGGATTATGCAAAAAGTACGTTTTTTTCAAACATTCCCCTTGCTTTTTTTTATACGGTTTTTGGTGAATTCATCACACGGTTCACACCAAGTATGGTGGTCATGATCTTGCTTTCAATGTCAGTGCTGTTTTATTTGCTCAGGGAGAAAGTGGTCACAATGACATGGAGGGAGTTTTTTCGTTCCGAATCATAA
- a CDS encoding sigma-w pathway protein ysdB, whose product MLWLFRFAIFALILYLLYKAIKFIIDPKRKLELAHEKKEYYFFDDLNNVRKNFLITYKGVMFEGEKYLGTTENAFDVVSIFVWPRNASKLQGLTYDDFMFLEDEISGAYENAKIDWKSPIKEFLEKKHTE is encoded by the coding sequence ATGCTCTGGTTATTTCGATTTGCCATTTTTGCTTTGATTCTTTATTTATTGTACAAAGCCATAAAATTTATTATAGATCCAAAAAGAAAATTGGAACTTGCCCATGAAAAAAAAGAATATTATTTTTTCGATGATTTGAATAATGTGAGAAAAAACTTCCTGATCACATATAAAGGGGTTATGTTTGAAGGGGAAAAATATCTTGGGACAACTGAAAATGCATTTGATGTCGTTTCGATTTTTGTTTGGCCAAGAAATGCGTCTAAGCTTCAAGGGCTGACCTATGATGATTTCATGTTTTTGGAAGATGAAATCTCAGGAGCTTATGAAAATGCCAAAATCGATTGGAAAAGCCCCATCAAGGAATTTTTAGAGAAAAAGCATACGGAATAA
- a CDS encoding dUTP diphosphatase: MDLKAMFSMQKELDSFIKKEHGLEKEDLISQKVLALLVEIGELANETRCFKFWSLKPSAPRERILEEFVDGVHFILSLGIELGYDQEEFIFEEIKVETDNVQAFINIYGQVNSFWNDPSILHFHKLLEGYLGLAQNLGFHPEEIEQAYRAKNDVNFQRQHEGY; the protein is encoded by the coding sequence ATGGATTTGAAAGCAATGTTTTCAATGCAGAAGGAATTGGACAGCTTTATTAAAAAGGAACATGGACTTGAAAAAGAGGATCTCATCAGTCAAAAGGTGCTGGCACTATTGGTCGAGATCGGTGAATTGGCTAATGAAACCAGGTGCTTTAAGTTTTGGAGCCTCAAGCCCTCGGCTCCAAGGGAAAGGATCCTTGAAGAGTTCGTGGATGGTGTCCATTTCATCCTTTCATTGGGAATCGAATTGGGCTATGACCAAGAGGAATTCATCTTCGAAGAAATAAAGGTGGAGACAGATAATGTACAAGCGTTTATTAACATCTATGGACAGGTGAATTCATTTTGGAATGACCCTTCCATCCTCCATTTCCATAAGCTTCTTGAAGGTTATTTAGGGCTGGCGCAAAATCTTGGATTCCATCCTGAAGAAATTGAACAGGCATATAGAGCTAAAAATGATGTGAACTTTCAACGGCAGCATGAGGGATACTAA
- a CDS encoding M42 family metallopeptidase, which translates to MTKLDETLHMLKDLTDAKGIPGNEKEVREVMKKYIEPFSDEIQTDGLGSLIAKKVGEENGPKVMIAGHLDEVGFMVTQIDDKGFLRFQTVGGWWSQVMLAQRVTIVTRKGDVTGVIGSKPPHILPPEARRKQVDIKDMFIDVGASNREEAMEWGVRPGDMVVPYFEFTVMNNEKMLLAKAWDNRIGCAIAIDVLKNLKDASHPNVVYGVGTVQEEVGLRGAKTAASAIQPDIAFGVDVGIAGDTPGISDKDAQSKMGKGPQIILYDASMVSHKGLRDFVTDTADELNIPYQFDAIPGGGTDSGAIHVTANGVPALSITIATRYIHSHAAMLHRDDYENAVKLITEVVKKLDRETVEKLTFV; encoded by the coding sequence ATGACAAAGCTTGATGAAACATTACATATGCTCAAAGATCTTACTGATGCGAAAGGAATTCCGGGCAATGAAAAGGAAGTCCGGGAAGTGATGAAGAAATATATTGAACCATTCTCAGATGAGATACAAACAGACGGTCTGGGAAGTTTGATCGCTAAAAAGGTCGGCGAAGAAAATGGACCGAAAGTAATGATTGCCGGTCATTTAGATGAAGTCGGTTTCATGGTGACACAAATTGATGATAAAGGATTTTTGCGCTTTCAAACAGTCGGAGGCTGGTGGTCGCAGGTCATGCTTGCACAACGTGTCACGATCGTTACACGAAAAGGTGATGTGACGGGTGTAATCGGATCCAAGCCTCCTCATATCCTGCCTCCAGAGGCGCGCAGGAAGCAGGTTGATATTAAAGATATGTTCATCGATGTCGGTGCCTCTAACCGTGAAGAAGCCATGGAATGGGGTGTGAGGCCGGGAGATATGGTTGTCCCATATTTTGAATTCACGGTCATGAACAATGAAAAGATGCTTTTGGCTAAAGCTTGGGACAATCGGATCGGATGTGCCATCGCCATCGATGTACTGAAGAATTTAAAGGATGCCAGCCATCCAAATGTTGTCTATGGCGTGGGCACTGTCCAAGAGGAAGTTGGACTGCGTGGAGCGAAGACGGCTGCATCGGCTATTCAGCCTGATATTGCATTTGGCGTAGATGTTGGAATTGCAGGGGATACACCGGGTATTTCCGATAAGGATGCGCAAAGCAAAATGGGGAAAGGGCCGCAAATCATTCTTTATGATGCATCAATGGTTTCTCATAAAGGATTGCGGGATTTCGTCACGGATACAGCCGATGAACTGAATATTCCTTATCAATTCGATGCCATCCCTGGGGGAGGGACGGATTCTGGAGCTATCCATGTAACCGCCAATGGGGTGCCTGCGTTATCCATCACCATTGCCACAAGGTACATTCATTCACATGCCGCTATGCTCCACCGCGATGATTATGAAAACGCCGTGAAATTAATCACGGAAGTCGTGAAAAAACTGGATAGAGAAACAGTTGAAAAATTGACTTTTGTTTAA
- the sspI gene encoding small acid-soluble spore protein SspI, with translation MNLNLRNAIVHNVSGNNQEQLEDTIMDAIQSGEEKMLPGLGVLFEIIWKHADENEKHMMLETLEEGLK, from the coding sequence ATGAATTTAAATTTGCGAAACGCAATCGTCCACAACGTTTCTGGCAACAACCAAGAGCAGCTTGAAGACACGATCATGGATGCCATACAAAGCGGCGAAGAAAAAATGCTGCCAGGATTAGGTGTTCTTTTCGAAATCATTTGGAAGCATGCAGATGAAAACGAAAAACACATGATGCTCGAAACCCTCGAAGAAGGCTTGAAGTAA
- a CDS encoding TrmH family RNA methyltransferase, with the protein MNFIQSPKNPQIKQWKKLTAKKERTKTGQYLIEGFHLVEEALKQDGHVMELIATENIQIPASWDLNNISLTYISEDASRAISETEAAQGIYAVCLQPKMEIDMKDVKTALFLDAVQDPGNVGTMIRTADAAGIDLVVLGEGSADLFNSKVIRSAQGSHFHLPIGRGDLNDWITSFEKHGIPIFGTALENGVPYKEADSGDAFALIVGNEGSGVASELLQRTKQNLFIPIYGKSESLNVAVAAGILMYYLKG; encoded by the coding sequence TTGAATTTTATTCAGTCGCCTAAAAACCCACAAATCAAGCAATGGAAAAAGCTTACTGCGAAAAAGGAACGGACCAAAACCGGGCAATATTTAATCGAAGGATTTCATCTTGTAGAAGAAGCATTGAAACAGGATGGACATGTCATGGAATTAATTGCTACAGAGAATATACAAATCCCTGCATCATGGGATTTAAACAATATTTCTTTAACGTATATATCCGAGGATGCTTCCAGAGCAATTTCAGAAACGGAAGCGGCACAAGGCATTTATGCAGTATGCCTTCAGCCGAAAATGGAAATAGATATGAAAGATGTAAAAACAGCATTGTTCCTTGATGCCGTTCAAGACCCCGGAAACGTTGGGACGATGATCCGGACAGCGGATGCTGCAGGGATTGATTTGGTGGTACTTGGTGAAGGCAGTGCCGACCTATTCAATTCAAAGGTGATTCGGTCAGCTCAAGGCAGCCATTTTCATTTGCCCATCGGACGAGGTGATTTGAATGATTGGATCACTTCTTTTGAAAAACATGGGATCCCTATTTTTGGAACTGCACTTGAGAATGGTGTTCCATACAAAGAAGCGGATTCCGGAGATGCGTTTGCATTGATCGTAGGAAATGAAGGAAGTGGTGTTGCAAGCGAACTGCTTCAGCGGACGAAACAAAACTTGTTTATACCGATCTACGGGAAAAGCGAATCATTGAATGTTGCGGTCGCAGCAGGGATTCTTATGTATTATTTGAAGGGATGA
- the pheS gene encoding phenylalanine--tRNA ligase subunit alpha, with protein MEQKLLELQNDAIEQIEKAEDLKSLNDIRVAYLGKKGPITEVLRGMGKLSAEERPKMGALANDVRSAIQEKLEEKQAKLEKEAVQKQLESETIDVTLPGRPVKVGNHHPLTRIIEEIEDLFIGMGYQVAEGPEVEQDYYNFEALNLPKGHPARDMQDSFYITEETLLRTHTSPVQARTMERHEGKGPVKIICPGKVYRRDNDDATHSHQFMQIEGLVIDENITMADLKGTLEVFAKKMFGQDREIRLRPSFFPFTEPSVEMDISCKICGGTGCSVCKRTGWIEILGAGMVHPNVLEMAGFDSKKYTGFAFGMGPERIAMLKYGIDDIRHFYTNDIRFLKQFAKYEA; from the coding sequence ATGGAGCAGAAATTACTCGAACTTCAAAACGATGCCATCGAGCAAATTGAAAAAGCTGAAGATTTGAAGAGCCTGAATGACATACGAGTGGCGTACCTGGGAAAGAAAGGCCCAATCACGGAAGTATTGCGCGGGATGGGGAAGCTTTCGGCTGAAGAACGTCCAAAGATGGGGGCGCTGGCCAACGATGTAAGAAGTGCAATCCAGGAAAAATTGGAAGAAAAGCAAGCAAAGTTGGAAAAAGAAGCAGTCCAAAAACAGCTTGAATCTGAAACAATCGATGTTACTTTACCGGGACGTCCGGTAAAAGTAGGAAACCATCACCCTTTGACACGAATCATCGAAGAGATTGAGGATTTATTCATCGGAATGGGCTACCAAGTTGCTGAAGGTCCTGAAGTCGAACAGGATTATTATAATTTCGAAGCGTTGAATCTTCCAAAAGGACATCCGGCCCGGGATATGCAGGACTCCTTCTATATTACGGAAGAAACACTTTTGCGCACACATACATCACCGGTACAGGCAAGGACGATGGAAAGGCACGAAGGAAAAGGACCTGTGAAAATCATATGCCCTGGTAAGGTATATCGCCGCGACAACGATGATGCTACTCATTCCCATCAATTCATGCAAATAGAAGGTCTTGTCATCGATGAGAATATCACAATGGCTGATTTGAAAGGGACACTTGAAGTATTTGCGAAAAAGATGTTCGGCCAAGATCGTGAAATCCGCCTGCGTCCGAGCTTTTTCCCATTTACGGAACCTTCGGTGGAAATGGACATTTCCTGTAAAATTTGTGGTGGAACAGGCTGCAGTGTATGTAAACGTACAGGCTGGATTGAAATACTGGGAGCTGGAATGGTTCATCCTAACGTCCTTGAAATGGCTGGCTTCGATTCGAAAAAATATACTGGTTTTGCATTCGGAATGGGTCCGGAGCGAATTGCGATGTTGAAATATGGCATTGACGATATCCGCCATTTCTATACGAACGATATTCGATTCTTAAAACAATTTGCCAAATACGAAGCGTAA